A genome region from Macrobrachium rosenbergii isolate ZJJX-2024 chromosome 42, ASM4041242v1, whole genome shotgun sequence includes the following:
- the LOC136827742 gene encoding putative CENPB DNA-binding domain-containing protein 1: MGPKPATADKQKRKTVRTTIELKKGVIEKYERGIRVTDLALEYRLPRSTISTFLKNKEAIKSASVTKGVTSLMKQRPPVIEEIEKLLLVWVNEKQLAGDSVSEAMLCAKAKSLHTDLIKSTAGSSTDHEFMASRGWFDRFKKKKWHPQCC, from the coding sequence ATGGGTCCCAAGCCAGCCACAGCTgataagcagaagaggaagactgTGAGGACTACTATTGAACTGAAGAAGGGGGtaattgaaaagtatgaaagggGCATTCGTGTGACTGATTTAGCGTTGGAGTATAGGTTACCCAGGTCCACCATCAGcacatttttaaagaacaaagaagCCATTAAGAGTGCTAGTGTTACTAAGGGGGTTACGAGTTTGATGAAGCAGAGGCCCCCCGTAATAGAGGAAATTGAGAAACTGTTATTAGTTTGGGTCAATGAAAAACAGCTTGCAGGGGATAGCGTATCTGAGGCCATGCTTTGTGCGAAGGCCAAAAGTTTGCACACTGACTTGATAAAAAGTACAGCAGGTTCGAGTACCGATCATGAGTTTATGGCCAGTCGTGGATGGTTTGATAGGTTTAAGAAAAAGAAGTGGCATCCACAGTGTTGTTAG